The Lolium rigidum isolate FL_2022 chromosome 2, APGP_CSIRO_Lrig_0.1, whole genome shotgun sequence genomic interval GAAACAACGAACTGCCCGAAGAACAGCTTAGCTAGCTAGCTGTTACCTCTGTTTTAAATAGCCGGTAATAGCCTTTCCTGCATGATGGGCTAACTGCTATAGACTGGCTAAAGATGCTAAAATCCTTAACTAAccggctatagccaggctatagccgAGATATAGAAGTTTTAGGAGGCCGCGGCTATAGCCTATAGCCAGCTATTTAAAGCCTGATACACCTACAGCAATACTAGCTAATTGAGTCGTTCATTCCACAACAAAATAAGATAAATCTTGAACCGAATCATTGAACCCAGCCTACATGGATCGACATAACAAAAGAAAATTATTGAAGAACATATATGAACACAAACTATATATTGACCCAGTATAATGTGCGCCGGTTAGCGAATAATAACTTGATGCTAATAATACTATACACATTTGGCTACCCACATGAAGAGGACGCCAAATCGGTCATGTGCGGCGTACGCGTAGCAATCAATGGGTCGGTTTCGAAGCGTATACAGAATTCCACACTTGCTACAAGGCTCCAGCTATGAAGACTCCTCGCCTTGTCCTCAAAACCTGACCAACCTCAGCAGCCACAATATAAGTATATAACTACACATGCTGCACAAGAACCCCAAGCCATCACATGCTTTGATCCCTCCccattcctcatcctcctcctcctcctcctcctcttaatCCCCTCCCAACGAGCTTCTTGGAGCAGAGCCAAGATCGCCGAGCACTCCCAGCTCTTGCACACAGCACACCCATTCACCCAACCAAGATCGTGTCGCCGTTTCTTGGCACGGAAAGCTTCGATCTTGGTTCATTTCCTCGAGGGGACACTATGTTGACGATGGGGTACTTCCGGGCACCCAAGCTGGGCGGGAGGAAGTCGTCGTCGCCGGAGAGGGACGGCCAGAGCCTGCGTTCAGCGCTgctcgtcgacggcgagacgGCGTCGGTGCCCAAGGGGTACTTCGCGGTGTATGTGGGCGCTGAGGCGCGGCGCTTTGTGGTGCCCATGAGCCTCCTCTGCCAGCCGGCGTTCCGGGCTCTCATGGAGCTTGCCGCCGAGGAGTTCGGGTTCGGCCAGGCTGGCGGGCTCCGCATCCCATGCCGCGAGGAGGACTTCGTCGCCACCATCGCCGAGCTCCTTCCTGCCGCCGAGTCCAGGCAGCGCCGCTGGAGCGCGGCCGGGGGCAGGAGGAGCGCCTCAGTGAACTGGTGATCGAGCTAGGCATAGCTGATCGCCCGCGGGACCTGTAAGGTGGCAAGGGGAGAAGCATTTTTGTCGCCTTAATTGTTTGGATGAGTGCCATGGCCGCGCGCCGACGAGCCGTCGTGCGATGATCCATCACGTCCATCCAACCGATAGCGTATCACCATTGGTattggtttttggtttcacacaTGATGATTTATCTGTGGTGAAGCAGTAGATAGATATTGTTTCGAGTCTGGAATAGTTTTGTTCTTGTAAGGGCTGTGAGTTCTGACGGATGAATGATGATCTGATTTTTTGGTTCATAAAAAAGATATTACATGCCCAAGCGGGCCTGGCCCGATGGCGGCGTGGTGCTGGTCGTGTTTGTGAGAggcgtcttagagcatctctagtagagctCTTATTCTTCCAAACCGAAAAAATGAGTTCATTCTCCCGAAAAACAAAAAGCGAGCGTTTTTTTAGAGTGGCGCAGAACAGCACCCAGCACCCGTATTTGAAACCGAAAAACGTCGATTTCAAAATTGCCGATAAAGTGATCATCGCAAACAAGCAGTAGAACTGAAATTCAACTATATTTAGGTATAATTCGATAGATACGATTGATAGATACATTGCATTTGAGGCGGCCTACTCGGAGTCGAGGTCGACGTCCTCCTGCTTCACGCGGCGGACGGCCGCCTCCTTCTGCGCGGCCTCGTACTCGTGCACGGCACGGACGGCTTCCGCTTCCTCGCGGCGGAAGCGCGCGCCTCGGCAGCGGAGATGACGGCCACCTGCTGGACCatcgtcgcctcctcctcgtcgttgagGACGAAGTCCCCGGACTGCAGCTGGAGGGTGCGCACCGGCACCTCCTCCTacggcacctcctcctcctcgtcgctgctgtccgAGGCGGGCCGCCACAACGCACCTCCGGACGCGGCCGAGGACGACCCTCGCCGCTATTTGCATAGCGCGCGAGCTTCCCCGGCGGCGTCAGACCCCAGTTGGTCTAGCGCCGCGCGCTCCGCTTTCGAGCGCCTTCGATGCGATTCCATTTGCGCCGCAAGGCCTCGGACTGgaagacggggggggggggggggttgctcCCGCCAATCCTCCCGCCTCCCCTGCCTCCGTTGTTCGCCCCGGCCATGCGgtcacggtggtggtggagagagaGGAGAAGCGGCGGTGGCTCCGCGATTGCTCGCTGGAAGTCCAACCGGGTGCGCGGCggagggagtagggttttggaaccctACCCCCTCCACGGCCTGTATATATATGGGTCGACAGtccagtttctcgggcccccAAACTTCTGATACAGGCCGGCCCACCGATTCAGGCGCTCTTATGCGCcactttcggcccgaacccgtaaatccgcctgaAAAATTCAGTTCcagcgggatttacgggctctgttggagatgctctcacaTGTAGTCAGTGTAACCGCTTTGGCAACCGTCGGTGACAGCGGCATGGTGGTCTTTCCGCGTGTCGGCATGGTGTTGGTTGTGTTAGTGAGTGGTGCCTTGCACGTAGTTAGATTACCCTACTCCCGAAGTTGTAGAAGGTGGTGGAGGTGCTCGTGGTTGTGGCCATCCTCCTGGTGATCCACTCGCTGCACCAGCGGCACTCGCTGGGCCTTCCGTCGTGGCCGGTGGTTTGCATGCTCCCTTCCGACCCGCAGTGCGTGCTCACCGCCGATGTggtgccccaaaaccggtactatgCAAATTCTAGCATTTTTGCCAAAATCCGCACAATATCGGTTTTCGCAAACGTTTGGTGGTTCCTTCGTGCCGCCACAAAACCGGTACTATGCGGATTTAAATGTTTCCTCCAAAATCCGCACAacatcgattttaggagacgcgccaccgatacgcgtacagcacgcgaccgttgggaaccccaagaggaaggtgtgatgcgtacagcggcaagttttccctcagtaagaaaccaaggtttatcgaaccagtaggagccaagaagcacgttgaaggttgatggcggcgagatgtagtgcggcgcaacaccagagattccggcgccaacgtggaacctgcacaacacaaccaaagtactttgccccaacgaaacagtgaggttgtcaatctcaccggcttgctgtaacaaaggattatatatatagtgtggatgatgattgtttgtagaaaacagtagaacaagtattgcagtagattgtatttgatgtaaaagaatggaccggggtccacagttcactagtggtgtctctcccataagataaatagcatgttgggtgaacaaattacagttgggcaattgacaaatagagagagcatgaccatgcacatacatgatatgatgagtatagtgagatttaattggtcattacgacaaagtacatagaccgctatccagcatgcatctatgcctaaaaagtccactttcaggttatcatccgaacccctttcggtattaagttgcaagcaacagacaattgcattaagtatggtgcgcaatgtaatcaataactacatcctcggacatagcatcaatgttttatccctagtggcaacagcacatccacaaccttagaactttctgtcactcgtcccgcatttaatggaggcatgaacccactatcgagcataaatactccctcttggagttactagcaaaaacttggccagagcctctactaacaacggagagcatgcaagatcataaacaacacataggtaatagattgataatcaacataacatagtattctctatccatcggatcccaacaaacacaacatatagcattacagatagatgatcttgatcatgttaggcagctcacaagacccgacaatgaagcacataaggagaagacgaccacctagctaccgctatggacccatagtccaggggtgaactactcactcatcactccggaggcgaccatggcggtgaagagtcctccgggagatgattcccctctccggcagggtgccggaggcgatctcccgaatcccccgagatgggattggcggcggcggcgtctctggaaggttttccatatcgtggctctcggtactgggggtttcgcgacgaagactatatgtaggcggaagggcaggtcagggggccgcacgagggccccacaccacaggccggcgcggccaagggctgggccgcgccgccctggtgtttggccacctcgtggccccacttcgtcccatcttcggtcttctggaagcttcgtggcaaaataggcccctgggcgttgatttcgtccaattccgagaatatttccttactaggatttctgaaaccaaaaacagcgagaaacaagaatcggctcttcggcatctcgttaataggttagtgccggaaaatgcataaatatgacataaaatatgcataaaacatgtaggtatcatcaataatgtggcatggaacataagaaattatcgatacgtcggagacgtatcagcatccccaagcttagtttctgctcgtcccgagcaggtaaacgataacaaagataatttctggagtgacatgccatcataacctcgatcatactattgtaagcatatgtaatgaatgcagcgatcaaaacaatggtaatgacatgagtaaacaaatgaatcataaagcaaagacttttcatgaatagtacttcaagacaaacatcaataagtcttgcataagagttaactcataaagcaataattcaaagtaaaggtattgaagcaacacaaaggaagattaagtttcagcggttgctttcaacttgtaacatgtatatctcatggatagttgtcaatgcaaagtaatataacaagtgcaatatgcaagtatgtaagaatcaatgcacagttcacacaagtgtttgcttcttgaggtggagagaaataggtgaactgactcaacataaaagtaaaagaaaggcccttcacagagggaagcattgattgctatatttgtgctagagctttggttttgaaaacaagaaacaattttgtcaacggtagtaataaagcatatgtgttatgtaaattatatcttacaagttgcaagcctcatgcatagtatactaatagtgtccgcaccttgtcctaattagcttggattaccgggattatcatcgcaatgcacatgttttaaccaagtgtcaaaaaggggtacctctatgccgcctgtacaaaggtctaaggagaaagctcgcattggatttctcgtattgattattctcaacttagacatccataccgggacaacatagacaacagataatggactcctctttaatgcataagcatgtaggaacaattaatgttctcatatgagattgaggatatatgtccaaaactgaaacttccaccatgattcatggctttagttagcggcccaatgttcttctctaacaatatgcatgctctaaccattaaataagtggtaaatctcccttacttcagacaagacggacatgcatagcaactcacatgatattcaacaaagagtagttgatggcgtccccaggaacatggttatcgctcaacaagcaacttaataagagataaagtgcataagtacatattcaataccacaatagtttttaggctatttgtcccatgagctatatattgtaaaggtagaggatagaaattttaaaggtagcactcaagcaatttactttggaatggcggagaaataccatgtagtaggtaggtatggtggacacaaatggcatagtggttggctcaaggattttggatgcatgagaagtattccctctcgatacaaggcttaggctagtaaggttatttgaaacaaacacaaggatgaagcggtgcagcaaaactcacataaaagacatattgtaaacattataagactctacaccgtcttccttgttgttcaaactcaatactataaattatctagactttagagagaccaattatgcaaaccaaattttagcaagctctatgtatttcttcattaataggtgcaaagtatatgatgcaagagcttaaacatgagcacaacaattgccaagtatcacattatccaagacattttagcaattaatacatgtagcatttccctattccaaccatataacaatttaacgaagaagattcaaccttttgccatgaatactatgagtaaagcctaaggacatatttgtccatatgcaacagcggagcgtgtctctctcccacacaaagaatgctaggatccattttattcaaacaaaaacaaaaacaaaaacaaaccgacgcttcaagcaaagtacataagatgtgatggaataaaaatatagtttcaggggagtaacctgataatgttgtcgatgaagaaggggatgccttgggcatccccaagcttagacgcttgagtcttcttgaaatatgcaggggtgaaccaccggggcatccccaagcttagagctttcactctccttgatcata includes:
- the LOC124689234 gene encoding auxin-induced protein X10A-like, with the translated sequence MLTMGYFRAPKLGGRKSSSPERDGQSLRSALLVDGETASVPKGYFAVYVGAEARRFVVPMSLLCQPAFRALMELAAEEFGFGQAGGLRIPCREEDFVATIAELLPAAESRQRRWSAAGGRRSASVNW